A genomic stretch from Marinimicrobium sp. C6131 includes:
- a CDS encoding DUF3010 family protein, which produces MIVTGIFLKANQARIITLSGSRASHVLLAEKFTKLDLPKNPTQDDVEVFVQAFRAHCTSNSIDKVIINRRATSGQGAGGAGTFLLEGVFLATSQAPVEFVHSATIRATDRRESGSKTERPSTVDLGKAYDLAFEGLQ; this is translated from the coding sequence GTGATCGTTACTGGAATTTTTCTCAAGGCCAATCAGGCTAGAATAATTACATTGTCCGGCTCTAGAGCATCACATGTGTTGCTCGCTGAAAAATTCACCAAGCTCGACCTACCAAAGAATCCAACACAGGACGATGTAGAGGTGTTTGTGCAAGCATTTAGAGCTCATTGCACTAGTAATAGCATTGATAAGGTAATAATTAACAGGCGTGCCACTAGCGGACAAGGGGCTGGTGGTGCCGGGACTTTTCTCCTGGAGGGTGTTTTTCTAGCTACTTCGCAAGCTCCAGTGGAATTCGTTCATTCGGCAACAATTCGCGCGACAGATCGACGTGAGTCAGGCTCAAAAACTGAAAGGCCAAGTACAGTGGATCTTGGAAAAGCGTATGATTTAGCATTCGAGGGCTTGCAGTGA
- a CDS encoding HEPN domain-containing protein, producing MGQAKREWMESQELEPMYEWIEENFGDDAGEEGSKEWNKAVEAFHEYCEEQARLERIDREQDEYDYYLHLTLGDADSIFYKDISELKDLLSAIELMLSPTLCKMIYAHAVTILEVYLEDIVKSLIASSDTHLNNAIKNVRPFSEEKFKLSEIVIEDDGIRKFVIGKLSENVFHDIPKVVNIIRGVLNKKVNVRLDEICSVTSKRHDIVHRNGKNRDGEVLPLNGDVVKSAIGTVEKFAYELRSKL from the coding sequence ATGGGTCAAGCAAAGCGTGAGTGGATGGAATCGCAAGAGCTAGAGCCAATGTATGAATGGATCGAAGAAAACTTCGGTGATGATGCTGGTGAAGAAGGCTCAAAAGAATGGAATAAAGCCGTTGAAGCTTTCCATGAATACTGTGAAGAGCAAGCGCGGCTGGAGAGAATCGATAGAGAACAGGATGAGTATGATTATTACCTGCATTTAACGCTAGGTGATGCAGACTCTATTTTTTATAAAGATATCTCAGAACTAAAAGACCTGCTTAGCGCGATTGAGCTAATGCTAAGCCCCACTTTGTGCAAAATGATTTATGCCCACGCGGTGACGATACTAGAGGTATACCTAGAGGACATTGTTAAGTCACTCATCGCATCGAGCGACACGCACCTTAATAATGCTATCAAGAATGTCCGTCCCTTCTCAGAAGAAAAGTTCAAGCTAAGCGAAATAGTGATAGAAGATGATGGAATAAGAAAATTCGTTATTGGTAAGCTGTCTGAAAACGTTTTTCATGATATTCCCAAGGTCGTCAATATCATCCGCGGGGTTCTTAATAAAAAAGTAAATGTGAGACTTGATGAGATATGTTCGGTCACTTCCAAAAGGCACGATATTGTTCACAGGAATGGAAAAAATAGAGATGGCGAGGTGCTCCCGTTAAACGGAGATGTTGTTAAATCAGCCATCGGAACCGTTGAAAAATTCGCTTACGAACTGCGAAGCAAGCTTTAA